The Mucilaginibacter gracilis genomic interval CCTAATGGCGCCAAACCGCCATTCATGATGCTGAGCTTAGGATTTGGTATAACCGAAGCCTCGTCAATCTCAAATATATAACCCAAGCCATCGCAACGCTCGCAAGCGCCATATGGCGAGTTAAATGAGAAAGTATTAGGCTGCGGCTCATCATACGATATGCCCGAAACCGGGTCCATCAAATATTTACTAAAGTAGTACAGGTTGTTATCCTTATCGGCAACACGTATAATACCTTTGGCTATTTTTAATGCGCTTTGTATTGATGTTTGCAAACGCTTTAAGTCTTTGTCGGTAACAACCAGACGGTCTACAACCACATCAATATCGTGAATTTTGTAACGATCGACCTGCATTTTGGGTTCAACGTTCAGCATTTCGCCATCAACCCAAACTTTTAAATAGCCTTGTTTGCGTATTTGCTCAAACAATTCGCGGTAATGCCCTTTACGCCCTTTTACCGATGGGGCAAGTATATTAATAGGTTGTTCGCTAAATTTTTCGAGAATGGTTTTGAGTATCTGCTCTTCGCTCATGCGCTCCATTTTCTGGCCCGATACGTAAGAGTATGCTTCGCCTGCGCGTGCGTACAGCAAACGCATAAAATCGTAAATCTCGGTAATGGTGCCTACGGTTGACCGTGGGTTTTTGCTGGTGGTTTTTTGCTCGATAGCGATTACCGGACTAAGGCCCGAAACCTTATCAACATCAGGCCGCTCCATACCGCCCATAAACTGGCGCGAGTAGGCCGAAAACGTTTCCATATAGCGGCGCTGACCTTCGGCATAAATGGTATCAAACGCCAGGGACGACTTGCCGCTGCCGCTCAAACCGGTAATTACCACCAGTTGATTACGCGGAAACGAAACATCAATATTTTTTAAATTATGTACCCGGGCTCCGTACACTTCAACTTCACTTTGCTCGCCAAGGTCAACAGGTTTTTCGATCATATAATTTGCAGCAACAATTTATAAAACTCACTTATACTTAACAAGTTTTAAAAACCTGCAAGTATCTAAAAGTGCGCAAAGATAACGAAAAATTGGCCTAACTGCTATAAAGCTTAGTATTATGAATTGATTATGATGATGACTTTGTTAATACCTATTCAGATAACAATCATTAGATTTGATATTATCAACATTATTATAAACGTTTTTCATGACGGTAAGAGAAGCATTAATTGGGTTTTATAAATTTAATAGTTTGAATTTAACGAGCGATTTTGAGTCGCATTGTGTGAGAGTTTATATCGGATGTATATTGGCTCCGGTACCTAATATTAATGCCAGAAAAAAGTATCTAAAATTTCACGATCTGCATCACATCATGTCGGGCTATGGAATTGATAGGGTTGGTGAAAGCGAAATAAGCGCTTGGGAACTTGGTTCAAGAAGTTGCCGGAAACCATTGATTTCCATTATGAATCTATTTGCTCTATCCACAGGTTTTATTTTAAAACCATCAAAAGTGACTCGTGCATTTTATCGGGGCTGCAAAAGCAAAAACCTTTATTATTTATCCGACTCGATGACAGAAGCCGATATTGATACCTTGCAAATAGAAAACATACAAAGCGGGCACTTAGAAATAAGAGATGATATCCGATATAAATGGTTAAGACAAATAGAGTTTGCAGGTTACGTATTTTTTTCTATGATTATTCATGTAACGATGTTAATAGCTGGCAAATTACTATTAACTGCCGAATTAGTAAAAAATCGCTTAACCTCAAATACCACAGCGTAAAATCCCTCACAAAAAAGGCCGGTTTGCTGTTGCAAACCGGCCCGGTAACGTGCTCCTTATTAGTTTTAGCTTAGTTAAAAGCTAACAATTCTCCGTTAATTTCGGTATTAACACCAAAAATAGGTTTCTTGTAGGTATAACCATAATGTTGAGGATCTTGAATAATCTCCTTCATGGCAATCAGGTTATACACATACGCGCCTGTTTCGGCATTCATTTTAATCCTGAAATAGTTACGTTGGCTTTGCTTGCGCATGAGGCGCGCCAAATTTGGCGAACCTGTGTTATAAGCCGCAGCAACCATTGCCCAGCTTTTAAACTCGCGGTGCAAGCCCAGCAAATATTTGCAGGCAGCAATTGTTGCTTTGCGGAGGTTTAACCGCTCGTCAACATTTTTGTTAACTTTTAAGCCATAGTCGCGCGCGGTACCCGGCATAAATTGCCAGGGCCCGTAGGCACCCCGGCTTGAGCGGCCTTCACCAAAGCCCGATTCCACTAAAGGGATGTACTTAAAATCGTCCGGTATGCCATAATTTTTTAAAATTGGCTCCATAACCGGGAACATTTTTGCAGCTTTTTTGTGTAACAGGTTGCTTTGCACATTGCTAAAACTATGTAACCTTAACGAACGTTTCATTTTACCGATAACCTTTTTATCATTC includes:
- a CDS encoding lytic transglycosylase domain-containing protein, translated to MAVIMIISRLLIFWTVLPKAVSEVYRFKPVSVTKSDAECAPSVVINNVKSYDEGHFYAGIIAHKTTTFDSLNFANETLPLNDKKVIGKMKRSLRLHSFSNVQSNLLHKKAAKMFPVMEPILKNYGIPDDFKYIPLVESGFGEGRSSRGAYGPWQFMPGTARDYGLKVNKNVDERLNLRKATIAACKYLLGLHREFKSWAMVAAAYNTGSPNLARLMRKQSQRNYFRIKMNAETGAYVYNLIAMKEIIQDPQHYGYTYKKPIFGVNTEINGELLAFN